One window from the genome of Pyxicephalus adspersus chromosome 6, UCB_Pads_2.0, whole genome shotgun sequence encodes:
- the MACIR gene encoding LOW QUALITY PROTEIN: macrophage immunometabolism regulator (The sequence of the model RefSeq protein was modified relative to this genomic sequence to represent the inferred CDS: substituted 1 base at 1 genomic stop codon) — protein MAGTQGSSTMDVDVKGENRTSISSIPLSSTVERNSPLKVESEKPRCSSTPCSPIRRTVSGYQILHMDSNXLVGFTTGEELLKLAHKCTTTEENSGETVPTFRAKQHDSGLSRSSRIYKAKGRHYQPYEIPSINGRRRRRMPSSGDKCNKVIPYESYKAAHGPLPLCLLKGKRMHSKSLDYLNLDKMNIKESADTEVLQYQLQHLTLRGDRVFARNNT, from the coding sequence GAACCCAAGGATCCTCCACAATGGATGTTGATGTTAAAGGAGAGAACAGGACTAGCATTTCTTCTATACCCTTGTCTAGTACAGTAGAGCGGAATTCTCCATTAAAAGTAGAATCTGAAAAACCTCGTTGTTCTAGCACGCCCTGTTCCCCAATTCGCAGAACTGTGTCGGGTTATCAGATACTTCATATGGATTCCAATTAGCTGGTTGGTTTTACAACAGGAGAGGAGCTTCTAAAACTAGCTCACAAATGTACAACCACAGAAGAAAATTCTGGGGAAACCGTACCAACATTTCGTGCAAAGCAGCATGACTCTGGACTGTCTCGTTCCTCTCGGATATACAAAGCTAAAGGTCGACACTATCAGCCATATGAAATTCCTTCTATCAACGGTAGAAGGCGAAGACGAATGCCAAGTTCGGGCGATAAGTGCAATAAAGTTATTCCATATGAATCTTACAAGGCGGCCCATGGCCCTTTGCCACTTTGTCTTCTTAAGGGTAAGAGAATGCATTCAAAGTCATTGGACTACCTCAATTTAGATAAGATGAACATCAAGGAGTCAGCGGATACGGAAGTTTTGCAGTACCAACTTCAGCATCTAACACTTCGAGGTGACCGTGTCTTTGCAAGGAATAATACATGA